CACGTGCGACTTCTCCCATCATCCTTGCTTCCATACCGGTTGTCTTGTCGGTGATGACACCCTTTGCGGATGCGACACCTGAGAGGATCTCACGGCCGGATGCTGTATCTGTTACTGACTGTGCTGCTGCTTCGAGGAGGCACATCTCGGTACATGGACCTGCACATGGATAGTACTGGTTACCGGTCATAAGGTCTGTGAACTCACTGATTGTTGCACATGCCCATCCTGCGATCT
This genomic window from Methanococcoides methylutens contains:
- a CDS encoding monomethylamine:corrinoid methyltransferase encodes the protein IAGWACATISEFTDLMTGNQYYPCAGPCTEMCLLEAAAQSVTDTASGREILSGVASAKGVITDKTTGMEARMMGEVARATAGMDIDSVNAVLDKLVGSYEGDYATAPQGKTFQECYDVATVTPTDEYVKVYEGARKKLEEFGLTF